One Pseudorasbora parva isolate DD20220531a chromosome 8, ASM2467924v1, whole genome shotgun sequence DNA window includes the following coding sequences:
- the LOC137085255 gene encoding protein NLRC3-like, giving the protein MKSDCSIDDPIVFKSGDTQPDLRSNLQSRPVKNKTVFTPEIQPQDFNESMCPGFSHDSKAAEVLYTLRSNLRKKFECLCEGISKQGNPTLLNEIYTELYITESESGEINNEHEVRRIETQSRRAETEDTAIKCSDIFRPLPGQDKPIRTVLTKGVAGIGKTVSVQKFILDWAEGKQNQDVQLIFPLPFRELNLMKDKTLSLSELLHVFFPETKEMEISSDQYKVLFIFDGLDECRLSLDFQSDVRLCDVTESASVDELLTNLIAGNLLPSALIWITSRPAAADLVPSECVHRVTEIRGFSRPQKEEYFRKRISDQSLADRIISHLKSSRSLFIMCHIPVFCWISATVLEKMMSGEIPKNLTQMYTHFLILQTNIKHEKDYEKKVKDEDMIVKLGKLAYQQLVKGNLIFYEEDLRECGIDVTEASVYSGLCTQIFREELGLYQGKVFCFVHLSLQEHLAALYVHLSLINKNINVFDQITKPTNGATASLSDLHQRAVDEALDSKNGHLDLFLRFLLGLSVESNQRLLQELKTQTGNSSHNNKKTVDYIKEKISENPSPDKYINLFHCLNELGDLSLVNEAQPHTRGGGLSAVKLASSQWSALVFVLLSSEQTMQKFDLSGLIGYGNDE; this is encoded by the exons ATGAAGAGTGACTGCTCTATTGATGACCCAATAGTGTTTAAGAGTGGAGACACACAGCCTGATCTCAG GTCAAATCTTCAATCCAGaccagttaaaaacaaaactgtgttCACGCCTGAGATTCAACCTCAAGACTTTAATGAAAGCATGTGTCCTGGATTCAG CCATGACTCTAAAGCTGCTGAAGTCCTCTACACATTGAGATCAAATCTGAGGAAGAAgtttgagtgtttgtgtgagggAATATCAAAGCAGGGAAACCCAACACTCCTGAATGAGATCTACACAGAGCTCTACATCACAGAGAGTGAAAGTGGAGAGATCAATAATGAGCATGAGGTGAGACGGATTGAGACACAGTCCAGGAGAGCAGAAACAGAGGACACAGCGATCAAATGCAGTGACATCTTTAGACCTTTACCTGGACAAGACAAACCCATCAGAACTGTGCTGACAAAGGGAGTCGCTGGTATTGGAAAAACAGTCTCTGTGCAGAAGTTCATCCTGGACTGGGCTGAAGGGAAACAGAATCAGGACGTCCAGCTCATATTTCCACTTCCTTTCAGAGAGCTCAACTTGATGAAGGACAAAACACTCAGTCTTTCAGAGCTTCTTCATGTCTTTTTCCCTGAAACCAAAGAAATGGAAATATCCAGTGATCAGTATAAAGTGTTGTTCATCTTTGACGGTCTGGATGAGTGTCGTCTGTCTCTGGATTTTCAGAGCGATGTGAGGTTGTGTGATGTGACTGAATCAGCCTCAGTGGACGAGCTGCTGACGAACCTCATTGCGGGGAATCTGCTTCCCTCGGCTCTCATCTGGATCACCTCCAGACCCGCAGCAGCTGATCTCGTCCCCTCTGAGTGTGTCCATCGAGTGACAGAGATACGAGGCTTCAGTCGCCCACAGAAGGAGGAATACTTCAGGAAGAGAATCAGTGATCAGAGTCTGGCTGACAGGATCATCTCACACCTGAAGTCATCAAGGAGCCTCTTTATTATGTGTCACATCCCAGTTTTCTGCTGGATCTCAGCCACTGTTCTGGAGAAGATGATGAGTGGAGAGATTCCCAAGAATCTCACTCAAATGTACACACACTTCCTGATCCTTCAGACCAACATCAAACATGAGAAGGACTATGAGAAGAAAGTGAAAGATGAAGACATGATTGTCAAACTGGGGAAACTGGCGTATCAGCAGCTTGTGAAAGGAAACCTGATCTTCTATGAGGAAGACCTGAGAGAGTGTGGCATTGATGTGACAGAAGCATCAGTGTACTCAGGATTGTGCACTCAGATCTTCAGAGAGGAGTTGGGCTTGTATCAGGGGAAAGTCTTCTGCTTTGTTCATCTGAGCCTTCAGGAACATCTAGCGGCTCTATATGTGCATCTCTCCTTAATAAACAAGAACATCAATGTGTTTGACCAGATCACCAAACCAACTAATGGAGCGACAGCTTCACTATCTGATCTCCATCAGAGAGCTGTGGATGAGGCTTTAGACAGTAAAAATGGCCATCTGGACCTTTTCCTTCGTTTCCTTCTGGGTCTGTCTGTGGAGTCTAATCAGAGACTCTTACAAGAACTGAAGACACAGACAGGAAACAGCTCTCACAACAATAAGAAAACAGTCGACTATATTAAAGAAAAGATCAGTGAGAATCCCTCTCCAGATAAATACATCAATCTGTTTCACTGTCTGAATGAACTGGGTGATCTTTCACTGGTGAACGAAGCTCAACCTCATACGAGGGGTGGAGGATTAAGTGCTGTGAAACTCGCCTCATCTCAGTGGTCAGCTTtagtttttgtgttgttgtccTCAGAGCAGACGATGCAGAAGTTTGACCTGAGCGGATTAATTGGATACGGAAATGATGAGTAA